In Euwallacea similis isolate ESF13 chromosome 17, ESF131.1, whole genome shotgun sequence, a single window of DNA contains:
- the rst gene encoding irregular chiasm C-roughest protein, producing the protein MTPTHRFLVLLLRMLLVGLMASCEEVRAEQKFAMEPQDQTAVVGSRVTLPCRVIDKTGTLQWTKDDFGLGTHRNLSGFERYSMVGSDEEGDYSLDIYPVMLEDDAKYQCQVSPGPQGQPGIRSNFATLTVLVPPDPPKIIQGDFMVTTEDREIELECISFGGKPAAEITWIDGHGNVLSEGNEYIIEELPDHRRFTAKSILKLTPRKLHHNTTFTCQAQNTAERTHRSAKLKLEVKYAPKVTVTVLSGMSPNGRIPEGSEVRLGCKADANPPNVSYKWFLNDEPIIGDFNTELVLHNVSRRHHDAIVKCEVHNAVGKSEESQTLDISYGPQFRTKPRSVQAEVGSTVILTCDVDGNPFPDITWYHEEKKVSTSPNLTLKVEQNNAGRYYCKAHVTGFQDIGAEAAIYLKGPPSIVSHRTQFGIEGDNVRVECVAFSIPAPERVIWTFNGREVDLHDHDYSILEDSLPDGIKSTLIIRESEERHFGIYNCSVNNPYGTDVVEINLMPQKSFPMLIVVVGVVGAIILLIIIIMIIFLCQRQGSKKPPSENAHAIEKQCKESDRSSNISDLKIDLRTGSSNSNVHCDMDYIPGAESETGSESVITRIGVPLAGPVSMGGQDIYRYSADYNEPHFPPKDGQNNNGYVPYVDYSRDYNPPLMQPPISTSMGSESLQSTRLQLNSLQGHHLSGGGNGNTLPLNDLSDLHLSNGSIPGIDPRFSATYGNPYLRNPNVGLPTPNTANPVATPAPPPYSRESSRLALSSAGMITASANPVNTVVSNGGSNGSVPQVTRLPSSPTSQYIVPNSTIKRGTLATHV; encoded by the exons ATGACGCCCACGCACCGTTTCCTCGTTCTCTTGCTGCGGATGCTGCTCGTCGGCCTCATGGCCAGCTGTGAGGAAGTGAGGGCGGAGCAGAAGTTCGCGATGGAGCCTCAGGACCAAACGGCCGTAGTGGGGTCCAGGGTGACGCTGCCGTGCAGGGTCATCGACAAAACGGGGACGTTGCAGTGGACCAAGGACGATTTCGGACTGGGAACCCACAGGAACCTGAGCGGGTTCGAGAGATATTCCATGGTGGGGAGCGACGAAGAAG GTGATTATTCTTTGGACATCTATCCCGTAATGTTGGAGGATGACGCGAAGTACCAGTGTCAAGTGTCGCCGGGACCTCAAGGACAACCAG GTATTAGAAGCAATTTTGCAACGCTCACAGTACTGGTTCCGCCAGACCCACCTAAAATCATCCAAGGAGACTTCATGGTGACCACTGAAGACCGGGAAATCGAGCTAGAGTGCATTAGCTTCGGTGGCAAGCCTGCAGCTGAGATTACATGGATAGATGGGCATG GAAACGTCTTGTCTGAGGGTAACGAATACATAATCGAGGAGTTACCTGATCACCGGAGGTTTACAGCAAAATCGATCCTGAAGCTGACACCGAGAAAGCTGCATCATAACACCACATTTACCTGCCAGGCGCAAAACACCGCCGAACGGACTCACAGGAGCGCTAAACTAAAATTAGAG gtGAAATATGCGCCGAAAGTCACGGTCACAGTGCTGTCAGGGATGAGCCCTAACGGGCGCATACCCGAGGGATCCGAGGTGCGATTGGGGTGCAAAGCGGACGCGAACCCTCCTAACGTCTCATACAAATGGTTCCTGAATGATGAGCCTATCATTGGGGACTTCAATACCGAGTTGGTGCTGCACAACGTTTCGAGGAGGCACCATGACGCCATTGTCAAGTGTGAGGTGCACAACGCAGTAGGGAAGAGTGAGGAGAGCCAGACTTTGGACATCAGTT ATGGTCCACAATTTCGCACCAAACCTCGCTCAGTCCAAGCCGAAGTTGGCTCGACTGTGATCCTGACCTGCGACGTGGACGGAAACCCTTTTCCCGACATTACTTGGTACCATGAAGAGAAAAAAGTGAGCACCAGCCCTAATCTCACTTTAAAGGTGGAGCAGAACAACGCTGGACGTTACTACTGCAAAGCCCACGTGACTGGCTTTCAGGACATCGGAGCTGAAGCTGCCATTTATCTTAAAG GCCCTCCCTCAATAGTATCCCACCGCACCCAGTTTGGTATAGAAGGAGACAATGTGAGGGTTGAATGCGTCGCCTTCTCAATCCCAGCCCCCGAAAGGGTGATTTGGACTTTCAATGGAAGGGAAGTGGACTTGCACGACCACGATTACTCCATATTAGAAGATTCTCTACCCGATGGAATCAAGTCCACTCTGATCATTAGAGAATCAGAAGAACGGCACTTCGGCATATACAACTGCAGCGTGAACAATCCTTACGGGACTGATGTTGTGGAGATCAATTTAATGCCCCAAA AGTCTTTTCCTATGCTAATCGTGGTCGTAGGGGTGGTAGGGGCCATAATTCTGCTCATAATCATCATcatgattatttttctttgtcaGAGGCAAGGCAGCAAGAAACCACCTTCAGAGA ACGCGCACGCCATCGAGAAGCAGTGCAAGGAGTCGGACCGAAGTTCAAACATCTCAGATCTAAAGATTGATCTCAGGACCGGATCGTCCAATTCCAATGTCCATTGCGACATGGACTACATTCCAGGGGCGGAATCGGAAACGGGGAGCGAATCGGTCATTACCAGAATCGGGGTGCCCTTGGCCGGTCCTGTGAGCATGGGGGGGCAGGATATTTACCGATATTCCGCTGATTATAATGAGCCCCATTTTCCACCCAAG GATGGACAAAACAACAACGGCTATGTTCCCTACGTGGACTACTCCCGCGACTACAACCCCCCTCTAATGCAGCCGCCCATCTCTACCTCGATGGGCAGTGAAAGTCTCCAGTCCACTCGCCTCCAGCTGAACTCCCTGCAAGGCCACCACCTCTCCGGGGGCGGCAACGGCAACACGCTGCCCCTCAACGACTTGTCAGATTTGCACCTCTCCAACGGTTCCATCCCAGGAATCGACCCGCGCTTCAGCGCCACTTATGGCAACCCTTATTTGAGGAACCCCAATGTGGGGTTGCCCACCCCCAATACTGCCAATCCGGTGGCAACGCCGGCGCCTCCACCTTACAGCAGGGAAAGTTCGAGGTTGGCCCTGTCCAGTGCGGGGATGATCACCGCCAGTGCGAACCCTGTGAATACGGTGGTGTCGAACGGTGGTTCCAACGGGAGTGTACCGCAAGTGACTCGCTTACCGAGCTCGCCTACGAGTCAATACATTGTGCCCAATTCGACGATAAAACGAGGGACTTTGGCGACTCATGTGTGA